From Deltaproteobacteria bacterium, the proteins below share one genomic window:
- a CDS encoding DUF3501 family protein, producing the protein MNPLTPADIPPLDAFEAIRDELRARVIAHKQPRRVAVGDRVTLLFEDRETLRWQILEMCRVERTRDATAIAQEVAVYNELIPAAGELSATMFIEITEQAKIRSELDKLVGIDECVALRVGAHDVRGEFDTRQLDEDRISAVHYLRFRLAPEAVAAFRDAATPVSLRVDHRACQADTPLSPETRASLLVDLTGDPAPLLDFARAAASAPRDRVLEERTHFRVVAPARPQAPGSLRVEARDANAPGFAATPPAQLAEAMALAQKCASEIARAGGAARIVIDASAAPLRIEVVRLA; encoded by the coding sequence ATGAACCCGCTCACGCCCGCCGACATCCCGCCGCTCGACGCGTTCGAGGCGATCCGCGACGAGCTGCGCGCGCGCGTGATCGCGCACAAGCAGCCACGCCGCGTTGCGGTGGGCGATCGCGTCACGCTTCTGTTCGAGGACCGCGAGACGCTGCGCTGGCAGATCCTCGAGATGTGCCGCGTCGAGCGCACGCGCGACGCGACTGCGATCGCGCAGGAAGTGGCGGTCTACAACGAGCTGATCCCCGCCGCGGGCGAGCTCAGCGCGACGATGTTCATCGAGATCACCGAGCAGGCGAAGATCCGCAGCGAGCTCGACAAGCTGGTCGGCATCGACGAGTGCGTCGCGCTGCGCGTCGGCGCCCACGACGTGCGCGGCGAGTTCGACACGCGCCAGCTCGACGAGGACCGCATCTCGGCCGTGCACTACCTGCGCTTCCGCCTCGCGCCCGAAGCCGTCGCAGCGTTCCGCGATGCAGCGACACCCGTGAGCTTGCGCGTCGACCACCGCGCGTGTCAGGCCGACACACCGCTCTCGCCCGAGACGCGCGCGAGCTTGCTCGTCGACCTCACGGGCGACCCTGCCCCGCTGCTCGACTTCGCGCGCGCCGCAGCCTCGGCGCCCCGCGACCGCGTGCTCGAGGAGCGCACGCACTTCCGCGTGGTCGCGCCCGCGCGCCCGCAGGCGCCCGGCAGCCTGCGCGTCGAAGCGCGCGATGCGAACGCGCCCGGCTTCGCCGCGACGCCACCTGCGCAGCTCGCCGAGGCGATGGCCCTCGCGCAGAAGTGCGCGAGCGAGATCGCGCGCGCAG